Proteins co-encoded in one Paraburkholderia edwinii genomic window:
- a CDS encoding DUF2282 domain-containing protein codes for MSAKKTAVSSALLASALASLLASAAHAAPLTDAEAKAAVAAHKEKCFGVALKGQNDCAAGPGTTCQGTSTTDFQPNSWKFVQGGTCTKISVPGGGHGSLTPIKS; via the coding sequence ATGTCTGCAAAGAAGACTGCTGTTAGTTCCGCCCTCCTTGCAAGCGCATTGGCTAGCCTGCTTGCGTCCGCTGCGCACGCTGCGCCGTTGACCGACGCGGAAGCCAAGGCGGCTGTCGCTGCTCACAAGGAAAAGTGCTTCGGCGTCGCGCTCAAAGGCCAGAACGATTGCGCCGCTGGCCCGGGCACGACCTGCCAGGGTACGTCGACGACGGACTTTCAGCCCAATTCGTGGAAGTTCGTGCAAGGCGGCACATGCACCAAAATTTCGGTGCCGGGCGGTGGCCATGGTTCGCTGACGCCGATCAAGTCGTAA